A genome region from Gadus macrocephalus chromosome 15, ASM3116895v1 includes the following:
- the btbd3b gene encoding BTB/POZ domain-containing protein 3: protein MVDAKGRNMKCLTFLLMLPESVKSRSSKSPKTASPSGSSKLPPVCYEIITLKGKKKKKMAADLFPAKKSPSGSSDGGDGSVTGTTVTGSTSSSSDSSSSGSGSGSGGAGSTVQQYHQQNLNNNNTIQNCNWQGLYSTIRERNSVMFNNELMADVHFLVGQPGGTERLPGHRYVLAVGSSVFHAMFYGELAENNGEIRIPDVEPAAFLAMLKYIYCDEIDLSADTVLATLYAAKKYIVPHLARACVNFLETSLSAKNACVLLSQSCLFEEPELTQRCWEVIDAQAELALRSEGFCDIDAQTLESILQRETLNTKELVVFEAALSWAEAECQRKEITLSIDNKRKVLGEAVYLIRIPTMALDDFANGAAQSGVLTLHETNDIFLWYTAANKPELQFASEPRKGLSPQRCHRFQSCAYRSNQWRYRGRCDSIQFAVDKRVFIAGFGLYGSSCGSAEYSARIELKRQGVLLGQNHTKYFSDGSSNTFPVWFEYPVQIEPDTFYTASVVLDGSELSYFGQEGVTEVQCGRVTYQFQCSSDSTNGTGVQGGQIPELIFYA from the exons ATGGTCGATGCCAAGGGAAGGAACATGAAATGTCTGACCTTCCTGTTGATGCTTCCCGAGTCGGTCAAGAGCAGGTCCAGTAAGAGCCCCAAGACGGCCAGCCCCAGTGGCAGCTCCAAACTGCCGCCGGTCTGCTACGAGATCATCACCCTGAagggaaagaagaagaagaagatggctGCGGATCTATTTCCCGCCAAGAAGTCGCCGTCCGGCTCCAGCGACGGCGGCGACGGATCTGTCACCGGCACCACCGTCAccggcagcaccagcagcagcagtgacagcagcagcagcggcagcggcagTGGCAGCGGCGGCGCCGGCAGCACGGTGCAACAGTACCACCAGCAGaacctcaacaacaacaacaccatacAGAACTGCAACTGGCAGGGACTCTATTCCACCATCAGAGAGAG GAACTCCGTGATGTTCAACAATGAGCTGATGGCAGATGTTCACTTCCTGGTGGGTCAGCCCGGAGGAACCGAGCGGCTGCCCGGACACAGG TATGTTTTGGCTGTGGGCAGCTCAGTATTTCATGCAATGTTTTACGGTGAGCTGGCGGAAAACAATGGTGAAATCCGCATCCCTGATGTGGAACCAGCAGCGTTCCTCGCCATGCTGAA GTACATCTACTGCGACGAGATCGACCTCAGCGCCGATACCGTTCTCGCCACCCTCTACGCCGCCAAGAAATACATCGTGCCCCACCTGGCGCGCGCCTGCGTCAACTTCCTGGAGACCAGCCTGAGCGCCAAGAACGCCTGCGTCCTCCTCTCCCAGAGCTGCCTGTTCGAGGAGCCCGAGCTCACGCAGCGCTGCTGGGAGGTGATCGACGCACAGGCCGAGCTGGCGCTGCGCTCCGAGGGCTTCTGCGACATCGACGCCCAGACGCTGGAGAGCATCCTCCAGCGGGAGACCCTCAacaccaaggagctggtggtgttcGAGGCGGCGCTCAGCTGGGCCGAGGCCGAGTGCCAGCGCAAGGAGATCACGCTGTCCATCGACAACAAGCGCAAGGTGCTGGGCGAGGCGGTGTACCTCATCCGCATCCCCACCATGGCGCTGGACGACTTCGCCAACGGCGCGGCGCAGTCGGGCGTGCTGACGCTGCACGAGACCAACGACATCTTCCTGTGGTACACGGCCGCCAACAAGCCCGAGCTGCAGTTCGCCAGCGAGCCGCGGAAGGGGCTGAGCCCGCAGCGGTGCCACCGCTTCCAGTCCTGCGCCTACCGCAGCAACCAGTGGCGCTACCGGGGCCGCTGCGACAGCATCCAGTTCGCCGTGGACAAGCGGGTGTTCATCGCCGGCTTCGGGCTCTACGGGTCGAGCTGCGGCTCGGCCGAGTACAGCGCGCGGATCGAGCTGAAGCGGCAGGGCGTGCTGCTGGGCCAGAACCACACCAAGTACTTCTCGGACGGCTCCAGCAACACCTTCCCGGTGTGGTTCGAGTACCCGGTGCAGATAGAGCCCGACACCTTCTACACGGCCAGCGTGGTTCTGGACGGCAGTGAGCTCAGCTACTTCGGGCAGGAGGGTGTGACGGAGGTCCAGTGCGGCCGGGTGACCTATCAGTTCCAGTGCTCCTCAGACAGTACTAATGGCACCGGGGTGCAGGGGGGACAGATCCCCGAGCTCATCTTCTACGCTTGA